A window of the Diabrotica undecimpunctata isolate CICGRU chromosome 1, icDiaUnde3, whole genome shotgun sequence genome harbors these coding sequences:
- the LOC140432675 gene encoding uncharacterized protein, with protein MFEHKKIYKQTWVSNDGVTRNQIDHVLVDARRGSNCLDVRSLREADGDTDHFLVKAKIRTRIASKKTHKNTPTQLWNTEVLHKILGYKKKTTKKWLDDECLNSITARNVAKKNMLQNPLHNNNKMYRQRRTETRKLTKRKNIEYQEQIIRDIEEKGKNKQARQLFKGVSDIKTGYQTRTGNFLQNNSGQLITDDKKILKTWKEYFYQLLNDQSRRNTSNIKVHTAEIEDQYPTYQEIIQALKKLKNNKTPGSDGIPAGCLKYGGEAL; from the exons ATGTTCGAACACaagaaaatatacaaacaaaCATGGGTCTCCAACGACGGCGTCACAAGAAATCAGATCGATCATGTGTTAGTAGATGCCAGGAGGGGTAGTAACTGTCTAGACGTAAGAAGCCTAAGAGAAGCTGATGGAGACACGGATCATTTTCTGGTAAAAGCGAAGATAAGGACAAGAATAGCGTCGAAAAAAACACACAAGAATACACCAACACAATTATGGAATACCGAAGTTCTAC atAAAATACTAggatacaaaaagaaaacaacaaaaaaatggttAGATGATGAATGCCTGAACTCCATAACAGCAAGAAATGTGGCTAAAAAGAACATGCTACAAAACCCCTTACACAACAACAATAAAATGTATAGACAAAGaagaacagagacaagaaaactaacgAAAAGGAAGAATATTGAGTATCAGGAACAAATAATcagagatatagaagaaaaagGAAAGAACAAACAAGCGAGACAGTTGTTCAAAGGAGTTTCAGATATCAAGACCGGGTACCAAACAAGAACAGGAAACTTCCTCCAAAATAACAGCGGGCAACTTATCACTGATGACAAAAAAATCCTAAAAACCTGGAAGGAATACTTCTATCAACTATTGAACGACCAATCTAGAAGAAATACATCAAACATAAAGGTTCACACAGCTGAAATAGAAGACCAATACCCGACATACCAAGAAATAATACAGGcacttaaaaaacttaaaaataataaaacaccagGTAGCGATGGTATACCCGCAGGGTGCTTAAAATATGGGGGAGAAGCGTTGTAA